In the Thunnus thynnus chromosome 24, fThuThy2.1, whole genome shotgun sequence genome, CTCTGGCTTCCACCATGTTGGTTTTTAgttgtgtttagtttcatttatcttctagttatatataataaattcGTTTTAGTTACAACTCATGTGTGGTCTCCCCTCCTTTGTCCAGCCTTGAGCCGGGTTGTGACAACAGGAAGAGCCTCTAAAGAACTGTGTAATCTGATAATAATTAAAGGGAATATTTACACTGGTGGAGATTAACTGTGTACAATTTAATGaacaaaatactgaacattttgCTGATGGTAATTGTTCTGTATGGCAGTGTATTACTGCCACCATGACGAAAAAAAATATACTTTCTTGTTCTAACGAGAcgcttttcttgttttaacaacATCCTTTTCATTATTACAAGATGTGTTCATGTTATCACTAAATGTCACAAAACTTTCTTgtcatttcacaaaatgaacacATCTCATGAAAAccaattttcactttttctagTTGTTGGCTACAATATCGTCTCTCAAGGCAAAATATGgaattttttcttgttttaatgacaCGTAGAAGTTTCTTTTTATAACAACTTACCAACTTATCatgttaaaacaagaaaagtttcttTTAATGGATTAATTTTGTGAAATAACCACAAAATGTTGACGATttctgtctgtcactcaaattGAGACTTATGACGACAGCAATAGTATGTTGGGCACAATCACAGATTTACAATGACActgctgaaacactgaaacaacagAGTATTAAAAACATAAGTCCGGTAGAGAAGAAATGTCGACATActggtaaataaaataaataaataaataaaaagttttgtATATCTATTGATCAATATGACCGGATAACCTTGCgttttctgttttatgcacAAATATGGACGCCAGCATCAAGCAATTTCCTTTGTAATTGATTTTTGGCTATGTTAATGAgcaataattgattaatcattaaatgctcataaatacaaaatgcatGTTTTCCTTCAGTCTTTAATCGAGGAGTAGTTGATATGGATATAACAGTTCTTTAtgcaaaaacagaataatttggTATGAAGTAAAAATAAGAAAGTATCTCAGAACAACAGGAAAAATATCTTGTAATAACGTGAAAAGGATCGTATTGACACACAGGCATGGACGTGACTGTAAAAAGATCGACTGGGTTAATTTTACTGGACATAAAGTCAGAAATTTGATGATTATGAAACGAGATCTCAAGTCGTAAgtctatttttctctgtttaaaagtggattttctgcagatttttcagtgtgtgtttacagtttgtgcTTTCTGGTTTGACAGAATTATAATGTTGACATTATCAGGTAAGACAGGAAAAACGCTATAATGTCAAGGTCATGTTACTGCCAGTTATTAAAATGATCTATTTTTTATATTCTATCTTCTCATAATTTGTCCTTTTTATCTCTTATCTTCCTCTATTATAGACTGCAGGTCTGCAATAAAGTGAATTAACCTGAATAACCTACAACACTCAGGTCATATTCCTCAACTCAAACTGAGATGATGgattattttggttttgtaatcccctccttcctcttctgtctGCCTCTATCTCTCTCCGCCACCTGGCCGACGAGGGCTTTGGCCTTCTAACGTGATGACCTCCGTCTGCTGATTCAGGCTTCACACAAGTGTCAGTCTAAATATAGACGGGGTCAGtccaaatacaaacacacacacacacacacacacgcatactgGAAATGAGCATGATGTGTTCAAATGCAAATCAGGATCTCCGTGCAGCAGAGATGTGTCATTTAAGCCGGAAAGGATTAAAGCAGGAGACATGACAGGAATTAAGAAAGGGTTTGAGCTTCAAAAGAAAGGTCAGGAGGTGACTGGGGGGCAGATAGGTACAGTCCTTTAATCCTGTCAGCTCGGAAAAAAGCCTGCATTTGAATTTCGAGGGTGTTTTCACCCGGTGTCATCTCCCTCTGAGACATACGCAGAGTGTAAACACTGCACCACAtgggggtcaaaggtcagtctgttgctcaaggacactttgtcAGCTGTTACAGTTCCAGCTGGAGTTACATTTCAGTCTCTTACTCTTATTCAGACCAACTTAAAACTTTTTTGGAGTCATTCAGAACAGTTTCTCTCGATTTTTTATGAATTCTGGATAATCCTGCTCTTAAAACTGGCAAAGAAATGCAATTTAACTTGACATATGACATATTGTGCTCCATGAAATGCCAGAAGGCTACgatgaacaaaaaataaatggatCTGCTCCCCTGTCTCCAGCCTGGTTGCTTGATGTTTCCACATTATTATAACAAACATTGCGTTCAAAAAGTAGAGAACCGTCTGCTACGTGAGAGACTACAAAGTGTCTGAAAAATATGAGATAGCGGCGACCTGCAGCCTGAGCCCCGAAGCAGACATACAGACGGAGCTGACAGCTGACCGGGTGGCTGTCAGCTAAATAAGATTCACCTCCAAAAGCTTCAacaggaaggagggaaggaaggagggggagaggtGGAGCAGGGAGGCTGACAAAACTGACAggtagaaaagagaaaaagaggcagTCAGACagggaaagaaagcaaaaaggacagagagagcaTTACGTATGGTGAGACAGATGCATTTACACCTTTTTAACATGTATCTCAGATTTCAATCAGTCTGGAATGCTTCTTGCATTTACACTATCTGATCCAATCcgaggtctggttaggtttagggaaagatcctGGTTTAGGTTAAACTGATCACTTTATTAAGCTTAGAGAAACATGCAATGTGGGttaaagtgaagaaaaagagagaatggctgtgatggagaaacaaAATGGAAGTTTTTTGCTAATTGTGATTTTAATTTCACACTTTAGtggaaaaacaatcagaaaaaataCTCAGAACATCATTTTTTTGGAcaactttctgttgttttcaatCTCCATTTCCACGTGAATGTCTCCTTTCAAAACATCTCACGCAAAAAAAACCATCTTAATAAgttttgtatatttaaaaatttaagtTTGCAAGCATGACTGCACTGAAGAAACATTTAGTGACTgatttcttcccaaaaacaataGTTTTCCAGCTTTCTTTTTCAACGAAAACAATTTAAGgttttgacttttcatttgGATCAATCACCTCCGTCGAAGGAGACTTCTTAATTTGGAAAAAcatcctctgtgtctctgtgcagTTAGGACTCAACAGCTGCAGAGGATATCATGTTTTTCCTCGCACACGTTTCTAGTTTTCAGTCCATTAAACTTGCAGCAGCCCAGCTGTTAAATTTTCATCGCTTAATTAACGTCCTGATTTTTATTGGCTGTCACAGGGGATTGAAGCGACTGCACGTTTATAAAAAGTCTCATTTTTGAGCCACGGACTGCTGAGTTTTATGACTGAAGACTACAAGCAGGGGATTGATTACGTGTTAGCCCCGCCTCCCTGCATGCATCTATTATTTAAGGACACCCTCCTGGCCTTTCAGCCTCTCTCCTTTGCTCACAAGCTTTCTCATTTGTCCTCAGCCTTCGCAATTCGATCTGGGGCGATAAAAGATCTACCGGGGCGGTGTCAGATGCCCCCAGGCCCTCCCGCTCCGTCCAGATCAGTGCCTGCTCATATTTCACATGGGAACACCTGCCGGCTCACTCGGTGTTGAAGAGGGAGCTGTTCAAACCCTGAAGACAAAGCAGGAGTGCTTGTTCTGCTAcaacactttcatttttaagGTTTCAGACTAACATGCAGCTGAAAGATGTCTCTGCTTTGGAAGTCCTACATAACTTTTCCACTTTTGTAGAAGCTTATGTTTGAGATTTAAAGTGTAAATACTCGAAGCTATGCAAGAGCACAGCAGTTTTAGTCACATTTGGGTCTTTCAGTTAACAGCTTGTGGCCTTTCTAGTGTCAGTTGTGTATAATTTTGTCTCCACTTAACttgacttttatttaaaatccTACAGATACAGGTATCAAGAGACATCAGGGGATAACCGTAACTTCACACCCACAAGCtgcatcttttgtatttaacacatTTGGTAACAAGCAGGCAGGATTTACTGAGTGTTAGCGTAGCCTCAGTGACTGCACACAGCACTCCAGAAGTCCCGACCTCAGCTGCACGATTCACACACCCTCCAATCCTGAACTAAACTAGCGTCCGGTGACCCCTGAGTGTCGGCATACTTGTGTCACATTATCAAGTTGCAGctaagaacacacaacatgtgaaTAAGATAACCACTGAATAACAATAACTCATTATGAAGTGACACTGTTGAGGAATAAACTTTTCAACTAATTCTAACAGATTCAGGAACAAAGATTCGGATTTGTTCTTAACTTTTGTCCAGAAGGTGTGTCTAACCTCTTTCTTCTCCACTTGTATCAGTTATCACATCCACACCCAGTTGGTCTGCTTTCtcacctctttctctgtcattaaAGACAATGAAGCTATGATACTTCCTCAAGACACTGCCCCCACCCTGCTCGCTCCCTGAATTCCTCGCCATGACACTTTCCAGTTTATACCCGTCATCAATGCCCTTCAGATGACAATGCTTCATCCTATCTTTTCCTAACATTTCTTTCCAGTAGACTTATTTGTATACTTACAGTAATTGGCATGGTCTTTGTTCCTAAGGTGCTCAGACTATTTATATGGTAACAAGCTGTGTCATTTTAatccctctctttttccttttacttcACACATTTCACAGTCGTGTggatttgtgtatttttgtccaGAGAAAGCCACTTTAACAGAGCAAAGAATGAATTCTTTGTTTGCTAATCAAGGATTTTGTAGCGGGAGGTTTACAAGGATACAGTCCAGGTACTCAATGTTTTATTGAGTAACAATTATATAAGACAGGCtatattttttcctttgagCAGGAGATGCAGTAATTCAAGCCTGTTCGACTAACTGGAGATGCTCCTGCAGCTTGATGACAATTCGCTGCTCTCCGGGGGGGGAAATGTCGCAGgggaaacacacatacacatacatacacccaCCAGAGTGGTTTATAGCAGGTGAAGTGCAGCAGCAAACTGAGCAGGGGACAACAAGTTTAAGATGTGTCGGGACATAAAATCCAGGAGAAAATCAGTCTAAGATGAAGCTCTCACAGTTAAATCTGTAAATCTGACAGAGCAATGCTGACAGATCTGCTACGGATGCTTCAGCATGGGAGGAAACCAAACCACACATCCAAATTAGAAAtatatcaaaaagaaaaagctcatttcaggaagaaaaacaagggAGGACCAAGTCATATTACACTATGTCCAACAATAAAAGATAATGAATAGTGGGATAGAAAGCACACAACGCAATAAAAATTAAGATCCTCATCTATTAAACTCCAAAGCACTAAAGCGTACATTGATGGCCCCATCTTCAGAAGCTCAAAgatcaaaaatgataaaagtaaGTACAAAACATCTAGAATATTTCCCATTTGATGGGATGCTGTAGCtttaaaaatattagaaaaatcAGTGTCACCTACTGGTTTTGTCATTATGATAAACATCTAAAAGACAACaattttaaatatgatttgGTCTGAGCAGCTTGTAAAGCAACAGGAGACACTGAATGTCTTAATTAATTTTTTGGGGTGGTTGTTGGCTCTTTAAAACCAATTTCCCTGCAGCTGTGTCCAGCCAGAAAACATCATACCAGAAGTTAATTCCATGTAATGACAAACCATAAATGGGTTGTAAGACTTTATACTTTGTGGATAGTTCTTTTAATCAAAGTCAACAGGACAAATTACTGCATATACACTACATCGGCCTTGATGATGAAAGTGTTTCTGATGAAAGAAAATTGCTGAACTTCAGTGAAGGACATCTGAGTGTGTCCTTGTGTCGTTTTCtagcaaatatttaaaaatgaagctCAGTGGAGTTAAGGATGGAGCCTGTTTCACAGATAAGAAAGCCAAGGTCTTCTTTGTGCACACAGCAAGTTAAAAAGCCTCGGCAGGAGCTGAAGGTAACCGTGAGAATAAAAGCCTTTTATGAAACATGAAAGCATGCCTTCTTTGCTTTAGACTTACTGAGATTATGGGGAGGTCACATGACTTACAGCCAAACAGGGAGAGGTGGTTGCAGGTGATCTAAAAGAGGCAAAAGCATGACCAGTAGCTAGTGAACAGCTACTGGTCCCATTTAGCAAGGCACTTTGCCCCCAGCTGCTCCAGAGGCCACCAGCTGAAACCTGCGGCTGCACTGAGCATGTTGCTGCAACAAAAGTGCATGCATGCTTCATCAACTCTGCCTGGATAAACAAGAGTTTGAAAATGTACTTTGCTAAAGTACTTTTTGAGTAATGGCGTCTGGTGAGGGAAATGTCTCGGGACTATTTTGCCTCCTGCAGGGTGCCAGCGCTGTcggagaagaaaaacacatcgAGGCCTATGTGCATTCACTTGACAGAGCTGTTTTTGCTCAAACTGCagatgttatgttttatttccatGCATTCCTTTACAGGATTTTCTCCTACATTTTTATGTGATGGCTGTTCTCACTGTGAGACACCCACACTATAAGACAAGTTGTTTACCATTCAAGTGACTGAGCACAAGGACCCAAATTCTTCTAGCTGGCACTCAGATTGTGTCACATTGTCGGACTGCACTGCAGGCTGAAGTGGAGAGTAATCATGTTGAAGGATGTTGTAGCAGACTCACTAATCAGTAAGACAGAAAGTGACACTGATTGTTGAgggaatttgttttttgttccttttaGCTGCCACAAAGCTCAACTAATGATACAGCAAGCAGCTGAGAGACACTGATAGAAGTCTTCTCTTGCTCAGTTCATGATGTGCATCATTTGAGGAAAAAGCTGTTTATGCAGGACAATTTTCTTTAACATTAGAGATAAAATCAGCAGCTACTCTTGCAGTAACAAGGGCTGTGACTTTGTGGTATCCTATGAGTTGTCACTAATCAAACAAGGAAAATGCAAACTATTCCCTGTTTACAGATTTCAAATATGatgatttgctgattttctttgttttatagaATTGTAAATGGAATATCTCTGGGAACTTGCCATGggcattttccttttttttttttttttttaaagatatgttttttGGGGCATGTCTGCCCCTAATGGACAGCTGATAGTGGAGAGCAGACAGGAAATAAGGGGAGGCGAGGGgcaaggagggaggagaggggcaTGACATGCAAGAAGGGTCCCCAGCTGGAGTCGAACCAGGGAAACCGTAGCTACCATTCGGCCAACAGGGCGTTCCGCATGggcattttcacatattttgaGGATTCAtagattaaaaaatgttttgattaaatGACTAATTGAAATGAGATATTTAGGCTCACAGAAAACAAATCTAAATAGTCTGCATCTGCAGTTTTTACCTTAAGATAAAAAGGGATATAATTTCACAATTGACTGAATAATCTTGGaggatttctttctttcttagcTGAAAGGCAAAGCTTAGACATCCACATATCCAAAACTGACACTAATGTCTGCTCATAATTCAAAAGGACTGGTTTAACTCGACGAAAACCAGGTCAACTTCAAACTCTAAGAACACATTTCCAACTTACTGGCTTCTTCCAGGTCAGTACGAAATGTTATGATTGTTACCTGCTACTTTCATGGAAACAGATCTTAAAAACATTGACACAGTAAAATCATTATTCTCAATACTCTGACTATTTCCACCTCAAGATTGTCTCCTTATGTGCACACAAACTGATTCTACAGTACTTAGAAATGGTGGTATGAGAATGGATATTCAGTTcaaatcatgaaaaataaaacttaaccAGAACCTGGAGTCCAaattaagacagaaaaaagatatggtcaaattaaaagcataaaaactcTCACACACCACAgccacattcatacacacattctTCTTGTCTTACCATCATGAGTTCCCTCTGAAAGGACTTCCTCTCCTTGTTCTCCATGTTTGTACACTCCTCTTTCAATTTCTCCAGAACTGACGCCACCTTCTCCGGCTCATTGTCCAGCTCAGTCCGGCAGAAATAATTCAACGGCAAATTTCCGTATCCCAGGGCATCTGCAAACGCCCTCCAGTTACCCACGTTCTCCATCAAAACTGTCCTCACGGTTGCGTAGATGTATGTAAGAAATTTGCAAGGCTTCAGGATCTGCTCCAGCAGCATTGTGGTTGTTAGGTCCGGCCCACACCAATAAATGGGCTTCACTTTACCCAGAACCAAAACATTTTTGGCGTGGACAAGCCCCATCTTCCCCTGATAGTATCCAATATACCACTCTTTGGTCCGTAGCTGCCCTCGCAATTTGATTTTCTCCTCACTGAGCAAAGCAATAACATCCCCCTTCTTGTACTCCAACAGATAGGTGCTCTTGTGCTGCCTGATAACCGTTTTGATCAACTTGCCAAATTTTAGATTGGTAATGCAACGATCCTGGAACTTTGGATATTTAGAGGTGACAGCCAGTGGTGAGAGAACAATCTTATCCACCTCTTTCTTTTTCAAGAACCTCCTCTGGCCCGTTATTCTCGCTCCAGTCTTTGGAGGTGGTTGCGGAGTTTGGACACAGAACTGGGTGAGGATACAGTCCAGAGCATCCTTGACTTGGACCCTGAGAGTGAAGTCTGAGATGCTGTTGGGGTTGTGTGATGAGATCATGTACAGCAGCCTACTGACCTTCCCCAGTTTGACCTGAAATCCCCGAATTACACTGGCACCCTCGTTCACCTTCACCTGATAGTTGGACATGTTGGAGTACAATCCCACTTGGAGGTCCTGAGGGTACCCCAGTACAAACTGGTGCTTCCCCCACAGCTGGAGGGCAACCGCTGGGGTGGAGCTCGCCTGCCGACCCACCTCGCTCACCAACAAATTCTTGGGAGCGCAGTCATGCCCAAACATGGCCACGACTGTCTTGAAGGAAGGGTGGATGTGCTTGGGTCCGTACACACCTAGAGTTACTTTCCTCTGCACATAGTCCCAAACAGTCGTATTGTGGCTCATGTACTGCGACTGAACCACAACAGCCACATACATGCAAGGCTCTAGACTATCCAACTGCACCTGGACTGTATCCTTGTAAATGTAAGCATTAGGGATCGGCGTGTAAGGCCCTTCTTTGCAATCACTTCGAACACAAAGCACCTCAGCAGTGTGACAACTGTCCTTCCTCACAGTTACTGATATGTTCATCTCCAGTGTGATGAAGGACTTGGTCTCCATGTTGCTGAGCTTGATCTCCACCACAGGGCTAACAGTGGAGCAGTGGTCACTGTTGAGCTCCAGAGGAGGGTCTAGTAAGGCTTTCATGGAGATCTGCTGGTAGTCTCCATGGCTGACATGGCCTTCAGGGATGTGAACACTGATGTGCGTGTCTGGGAGCTGAACAACCCCTCCATTACTGTCTAACCTGCACACGATGTTGGTCTCCACCGGCTGTGTCTGGCCCCACCCAGGGCTCTGACCCAGGGATTCCAGGTCATGGCAAGACCTGGCTAGCTTTCGGTGGTTTAACCAAGCTGTCCTAAAATCCTCCCTGCTCTGAAACTGCTCCGGCACAGGAGCCTTAAGGCCTGTGAAGAATCCAGAAGAGGGTAAGGTTGGATTTGATTGAGCCTGCAGGACGGACAGTTCTGAGAGACTGTGGGAACGTTTACTCCTGAAAAAAGGGTTCTCCCTGTGGAGGTTTGGTGCAACCTCTTGGTTTGGGCTGATGGGGGTGGTGCTGTTCATGTAGAAGCTGCTAAACCCATTTGTCATGATTGTACTTGTGTTAAAGGTGGAGCCAGTGGACGGTGATGCCAAGGCATCAAAGAGAATAAGGTCTGCTGAGTTCCTTACACCTGCATCTTTGCAGTTTTGATCTAACGGGCGGATAAAGGGGTTCACAGAGAATGGACTGTTGTTGTAAATTGGGGAGGGTTTAGGGGTCATCCCTGTCCACTCCCCCAAACCTCCAAACTCCTTCGACCCCTCCTCGTATCCCTCCCCAAGACTGTCAATCATCCCACTGTCGCTGAGCGAAGAGTTCCTGAAGTTGACCGGCTGGACGTAGGCGGCTGGGATGTAACCcatctctgtgttgttgtgggCGTACCACCACTCTCCACCTGACGTGTCCAGCACATAGAGGCGATCACCTTTGGAGAATTTCAGTGTGGTGAAGCTGCTGGGGCAGTAATCCTTTATGGCGACCACTTCCTGCGCCGCTCCATAGGAGGCTGAAGTGTCCAGCCTTAAGGCACTGGGAGAAGgcactgaaaaggaaaaaaagatgttagACCAAATTGCACTTCTATCTCATAAAACTGTTAGTGACAGCTTCTGTCTTGATTGCAAAGTGGTTTATAAGTGCACTTAATCACTCATTTGCTGATTACTCAAAATATTGCGGTTAACGGTGCATATCACAGAAATAATGGACCAGTTAAAGTAATGAGGTGATGGTGCTACAGATCAGACATTAGGGTTTTTGCCTAAATGGTTTTATTGCTTTGTTTACCTAAAACTTTGAGAAAAGCCTAAAaccagaaaaagaaatgtttagTCCTTTATCTTGGACACAAAGGCAaccaaaaaagcaaaacaaatatttcaatgATTCTGAATGCAACCAAACACCTTTTCAGATCACAAGTTAAATGTATGAGCAGATGAACTACATAAGTTGCTATTTTTGGTTCACCTCATTAGCGTATACAGAGCATGTAAACAAAGCTGCAATGGGGTGCAACCAGTGAAGTGAAAGAGCCAGTTTCCAGCAGATAACTGAATATGTTGATtgcaaaagatgaaaagaacaaaattaaaacaaaatctaGAGATATTATGTGAACTTTGATTAATTGGGACTTAAATTTAACCATAATCTTGTATCTTGAAACTTTTGCCTTACAGAACACATTTTTTCCCCTGTGTTTTTACAACAATGACATACTGACCTTTGACATCAGTGAGACTCGCCCCGGTCACCCCCTCGCTGAGGTCGATGAGCGTCCCCTCAGATTTACAGCGAGGGAGGATGTGGTTGTTGTTGGTCACTCTGATGATTCGATGGGCAGCCATGGCCTATCCTTGTCGTAGCTTTCGCTCATTGGCAGCTTTTCATCTGGAAACAAGCACAAAAAGGAGTTCAGAGTTTGATCTTAAGTGACTCCCCAACTCGATGCTGGAGGAGGAAGTTTAATTTTCTAGATCGCTAACACAGTTACAGGCTGAAAAGGTCAAAATAAGGTCACCGCATTTTTGAAGGAACTCAGTATGAAGGATGGTTAGGGGAAAGAAATGAGCTCCCAGCGGAACacagtgaggtttttttttctaaatcgATGCAAAGAGCATGAGTAGTGAGctcagagatggagaaagagagagatgtgatTTAGTGGGAGAGCAAttgaaaagcaataaataaattaaaccaAAGAGATTTAAGCCCTGAGGGAAAGTGACAATGAAGAAGGTCAGAAACACAATGTAAAGCAGGAAGCAAAAATGGAGAGTGCAAACAACATTTTGGCAATTTGCACACTGGAAACTGACCTAAATGACTAACTAAGCCTTTCAACATTTGTCATATATTGTATAATCTTATAAAATTATATCTAATATCTCTTCCTTTAAGCTAAAAAAACTTAATCTAAAGGTCATACCCGACCTCAAGGGTTTAAATGTCTCAAATCTTTTCCTTCAGGTGATTCAAATCAACCATTAACCTTCAACCATTATAATCTCAAAATCAAGTCTCTCTCCCTGCTCTGGCTCGACATCCTGCACTGCCATGTGCATTTTGGTTATTTACATCTCTGATTATATCAACCAAGGTACCAATTTCCTTGTAAGAATTGAGCTGTGATTCAATTTTGTGTATGAAAACACAGTCAGCAGAGGGCTGTAATCTGATTAGAGTGGCAGCGAGAAATTGTTTTGCAGCAAAACGTTGTTCCCTTTGGTCACGAGAGACTTTGTTATTCCTGCAGGATGTGGCGAGCAGCGACAGTGGGAACATTTGCATTTGCACACTAATGATGCCATTTTAATCTGATTAAAGCAACACAGACTGTAGAGGCCGCCATGTGAATGCCTTTCACTGATTATCTTCGTTAGAGCTCTAATGTTTGGAGCTGAAACTCTGCtcagtgttttcacattaaacacTGAGGATTGTGATTCAGGTGCAGGTGTTTGTTTCCATGAAGTTGCCACACCGCTTTACAATCTATTTTTATCCCAAACTGagtataaaacacagaaattgaGCTATTATTAGTAAAGTTGGATATCAGTTCAACACagctttttgtctgtttttatataaatgcaaacaaccagaaagaacagaaatatGGTAAAGTGTTAAGTATTATTGTAAAGATTCTTACTACTTCCATCTCTCAGCTTCACTACATCACTACATGAAGATACCACATGATGCAGGATATTCAGCAATGAGAAcatctacatacacacaagaaaccaggttactcagagaaaccaggttaTGCACGATATCGAACAACATGTTCACATGAACTGTAATAACATGGCTGCAGTAAAATCCCTGTTTATATTTTCTCCTTTACTCCCGGCCTAGATTTGTAACCATGGCTTGCTTGATTTTTCATAGGAAGACTTTGTAGTAAGAGC is a window encoding:
- the sh3bp4a gene encoding SH3 domain-binding protein 4-A, with amino-acid sequence MAAHRIIRVTNNNHILPRCKSEGTLIDLSEGVTGASLTDVKVPSPSALRLDTSASYGAAQEVVAIKDYCPSSFTTLKFSKGDRLYVLDTSGGEWWYAHNNTEMGYIPAAYVQPVNFRNSSLSDSGMIDSLGEGYEEGSKEFGGLGEWTGMTPKPSPIYNNSPFSVNPFIRPLDQNCKDAGVRNSADLILFDALASPSTGSTFNTSTIMTNGFSSFYMNSTTPISPNQEVAPNLHRENPFFRSKRSHSLSELSVLQAQSNPTLPSSGFFTGLKAPVPEQFQSREDFRTAWLNHRKLARSCHDLESLGQSPGWGQTQPVETNIVCRLDSNGGVVQLPDTHISVHIPEGHVSHGDYQQISMKALLDPPLELNSDHCSTVSPVVEIKLSNMETKSFITLEMNISVTVRKDSCHTAEVLCVRSDCKEGPYTPIPNAYIYKDTVQVQLDSLEPCMYVAVVVQSQYMSHNTTVWDYVQRKVTLGVYGPKHIHPSFKTVVAMFGHDCAPKNLLVSEVGRQASSTPAVALQLWGKHQFVLGYPQDLQVGLYSNMSNYQVKVNEGASVIRGFQVKLGKVSRLLYMISSHNPNSISDFTLRVQVKDALDCILTQFCVQTPQPPPKTGARITGQRRFLKKKEVDKIVLSPLAVTSKYPKFQDRCITNLKFGKLIKTVIRQHKSTYLLEYKKGDVIALLSEEKIKLRGQLRTKEWYIGYYQGKMGLVHAKNVLVLGKVKPIYWCGPDLTTTMLLEQILKPCKFLTYIYATVRTVLMENVGNWRAFADALGYGNLPLNYFCRTELDNEPEKVASVLEKLKEECTNMENKERKSFQRELMMALLKMDCQGLVARLVLDFVLLTTAVEVASRWRELAEKLARVSRQQMEAYEAPHRDKSGLLDNESMWKPAYDFLLTWAAHVGDSYRDVIQELHLGLDKMRNPITKRWKHLTGTLILVNCLDTLRSAAFCPTGYGDFAV